One Ostrea edulis chromosome 2, xbOstEdul1.1, whole genome shotgun sequence genomic region harbors:
- the LOC125680197 gene encoding putative nuclease HARBI1 produces MNGRINADLIYLALLQQEQMLVELEIAQIVNRRRRRRRPRRYWVRPWLSANKRLQFGQYDTLLQELRMEDTKSFFNFLRMEPAMFDELLQRVGPRIQKKDTGWRKALEPGVKLVITIRHLASGDKYPSLMYNFRVAKNTIACLIPEVCQAICEEFQDEVIKCPTTPDEWYLITDEFKNRWNVPHACGALDGKHVAIRCPPNSGSLYHNYKHFFSVVLLALADADYKFQWIDCGGLGSMSDAQIFNESELKQCLEDRAIGFPAPDPLPHDNEPMPYFILGDDAFGLRTYLMKP; encoded by the coding sequence ATGAACGGACGTATTAATGCTGATCTGATTTATCTGGCTTTACTTCAGCAAGAACAAATGCTAgttgaacttgaaattgcaCAGATAGTTAACAGGCGGAGGCGCAGAAGAAGGCCGAGAAGATACTGGGTACGGCCATGGCTATCTGCAAATAAGAGGCTCCAGTTTGGACAGTATGACACACTCCTGCAAGAACTCCGAATGGAAGACACCAAATCCTTCTTCAACTTTTTGAGGATGGAACCAGCGATGTTCGATGAGCTGCTCCAGAGAGTTGGTCCTAGGATTCAGAAGAAAGATACAGGCTGGAGGAAAGCGCTAGAACCAGGTGTCAAACTTGTCATTACTATCAGACATCTCGCTTCAGGAGATAAGTACCCTAGTCTAATGTATAACTTCAGAGTGGCTAAGAATACGATAGCGTGTCTCATTCCTGAGGTTTGCCAGGCTATTTGTGAGGAATTTCAAGATGAAGTGATAAAATGTCCAACAACTCCAGATGAATGGTATCTCATAACAGACGAGTTTAAGAACAGATGGAATGTCCCACATGCATGCGGTGCCCTAGATGGCAAACACGTGGCCATCAGATGTCCCCCGAACAGTGGCTCGCTTTACCACAATTACAAGCACTTCTTTTCCGTAGTGCTACTAGCACTGGCAGATGCTGATTACAAATTTCAATGGATTGACTGCGGAGGTCTTGGTTCTATGTCTGATGCTCAAATTTTTAACGAATCTGAGCTGAAACAGTGCCTCGAAGACAGAGCAATTGGATTTCCAGCGCCAGACCCACTTCCTCATGACAACGAACCGATGCCCTACTTTATTCTGGGAGATGATGCATTTGGGTTGAGGACATATTTGATGAAACCTTAA